A window of the Thermoleophilia bacterium SCSIO 60948 genome harbors these coding sequences:
- a CDS encoding acetylornithine transaminase has translation MSTYLRSPIEFVRGDGVRVWDSDGNEYLDFFAGLSVSNLGHCHPEIVAAIREQAGLLAGSSNLFYSEPALRLSERLSETSIGGRVFLCNTGTEASECAIKIARKHAHRRGVDRPEVVSLDGGFHGRTIGALSATPRLANEELFGPLPAGFRGVPRDDAEALRGAIGPNTAAVMIEPVQGEAGIFPIADAVLRAAREACDEHGALLIFDEVQAGMGRTGTLWAYEQTGVTPDVMTAAKALGGGLPVGAVVARGEADVLEPGDHGSTFAGGPIAARAALKALELAGDPELLASVREQGERLATGLAALDGVDSVRSRGLMAALVLADGIEAAAVRDAALSNGLVTNVPGPSTIRLLPPLTITAADVDEALDKLGRAIAAGR, from the coding sequence ATGAGCACCTACCTGCGCTCGCCGATCGAGTTCGTGCGTGGCGACGGGGTGCGGGTCTGGGACTCCGACGGCAACGAGTACCTCGACTTCTTCGCCGGGCTGTCGGTGTCGAACCTCGGCCACTGCCACCCCGAGATCGTCGCCGCGATCCGCGAACAGGCCGGGCTGCTGGCGGGAAGCTCCAACCTCTTCTATTCGGAGCCGGCGCTGCGGCTCAGCGAGCGGCTCTCCGAGACGAGCATCGGCGGTCGCGTCTTCCTCTGCAACACCGGGACCGAGGCGAGTGAGTGCGCGATCAAGATCGCCCGCAAGCACGCACATCGCCGCGGGGTCGACAGACCCGAGGTGGTGAGCCTCGACGGCGGCTTCCACGGCCGCACGATCGGTGCCCTGTCGGCGACGCCGCGGCTCGCCAACGAGGAGCTGTTCGGACCGCTGCCGGCCGGCTTCCGCGGCGTCCCGCGCGACGACGCCGAGGCGCTGCGGGGTGCGATCGGGCCGAACACCGCCGCGGTGATGATCGAGCCGGTCCAGGGCGAGGCCGGGATCTTCCCGATCGCCGATGCGGTGCTGCGCGCGGCTCGAGAGGCCTGTGACGAGCACGGAGCGCTGCTGATCTTCGACGAGGTCCAGGCCGGGATGGGGCGGACCGGGACCCTTTGGGCCTACGAGCAGACGGGGGTCACCCCGGACGTGATGACCGCGGCGAAGGCGCTCGGCGGCGGTCTGCCGGTCGGCGCGGTCGTCGCCCGCGGCGAGGCCGACGTGCTCGAGCCTGGTGACCACGGGTCGACCTTCGCGGGTGGCCCGATCGCGGCACGAGCGGCGCTGAAGGCGCTCGAGCTCGCCGGCGATCCGGAGCTGCTCGCGTCGGTGCGCGAGCAGGGCGAGCGGCTCGCGACGGGCCTCGCCGCGCTCGACGGGGTCGATTCCGTCCGCTCGCGAGGCCTGATGGCGGCGCTCGTGCTCGCCGACGGGATCGAGGCCGCGGCGGTGCGCGACGCCGCGCTCTCGAACGGGCTCGTCACCAACGTGCCCGGGCCCTCGACGATCCGCCTGCTGCCGCCGCTGACGATCACGGCCGCCGACGTCGATGAGGCGCTCGACAAGCTCGGCCGGGCGATCGCCGCCGGCCGCTGA
- the argB gene encoding acetylglutamate kinase, which translates to MSATDRPARSVETLLEALPYIREFHGRTVVIKYGGAAMRDEGLRDDFANDVVLLKYVGLNPVIVHGGGPEITSYMERLGMEVSFVDGMRVSDAETVEVAMMVLLGKVNADIVKRINRHGQPAVGLSGEDGSLFEVRPHADAERIGWVGEIERVDVDVIRHIAADYIPVIATSAADRDGNSYNVNADTAAGKVAAALGAHKAIFLTDVEGWRADASDPETLVSKASASEIRRALEATEGGMRPKLAACLEAIDGGAGSAHIIDGRQPHSLLLELFTDAGIGTMVTP; encoded by the coding sequence ATGAGCGCAACGGACCGCCCGGCCCGCAGCGTCGAGACCCTGCTCGAGGCGCTGCCCTACATCCGCGAGTTCCACGGTCGCACGGTCGTGATCAAGTACGGCGGCGCCGCGATGCGCGACGAGGGGCTGCGAGACGACTTCGCCAACGACGTCGTGCTGCTCAAGTACGTCGGGCTCAACCCCGTGATCGTCCACGGCGGCGGGCCCGAGATCACGAGTTACATGGAGCGGCTCGGGATGGAGGTCTCGTTCGTCGACGGGATGCGGGTATCGGACGCCGAGACCGTCGAGGTCGCGATGATGGTCCTGCTCGGCAAGGTCAACGCCGACATCGTCAAGCGGATCAACCGTCACGGCCAGCCCGCTGTCGGGCTGTCCGGGGAGGACGGGTCGCTGTTCGAGGTCCGCCCGCACGCCGACGCCGAGCGGATCGGCTGGGTCGGCGAGATCGAGCGCGTCGACGTCGACGTGATCCGCCACATCGCCGCCGACTACATCCCGGTCATCGCGACCTCGGCCGCCGATCGCGACGGCAACTCCTACAACGTCAACGCCGACACCGCGGCCGGGAAGGTCGCCGCCGCCCTCGGCGCCCACAAGGCGATCTTCCTGACCGACGTCGAGGGCTGGCGCGCCGATGCCTCGGACCCCGAGACGCTCGTCTCCAAGGCGTCGGCATCGGAGATACGGCGGGCGCTCGAAGCCACCGAGGGCGGGATGCGGCCGAAGCTCGCCGCCTGTCTCGAGGCGATAGACGGCGGCGCCGGCTCGGCCCACATCATCGACGGACGCCAGCCGCACTCGCTGCTGCTCGAGCTGTTCACCGACGCCGGGATCGGCACGATGGTGACGCCGTGA
- a CDS encoding bifunctional glutamate N-acetyltransferase/amino-acid acetyltransferase ArgJ codes for MSGSMPPGDPLPDTTFGSRWAPLPPGAHELDPATLAPGFEAGSASAGIKHAGETDVGVVRCVAGGVASAILLTANASAAAPVRVCRDDLDQGRVRACIVNSGNANASTGEQGLADAVSMRDAAASALGLEPREVAVAETGTIGVPLEMERLLGGVEAACAAVGAEGGAGFAEAILTTDRFPKSCCIEADGVTLSVQAKGAGMMMPGFATMLCFIQTDALVSDPELELRRAVAGSFERISVDGQMSTNDTVLLQASGESGRELPSGLLDAALLALALRIVADGEGATRVARLAVSGARSAGEAELVARTVGNSPLVKTALFGRDPNWGRIAQAAGMALAGEELPELGPDRIDALELAQPTSEPEIRLDLGRGEASAHLFVSDLTHDYVTLNSEYTT; via the coding sequence ATCCGCTCCCCGACACGACGTTCGGATCGCGCTGGGCGCCGCTCCCGCCGGGCGCGCACGAGCTCGATCCGGCCACGCTCGCGCCGGGATTCGAGGCCGGGTCGGCGAGCGCCGGCATCAAGCACGCGGGCGAGACGGACGTCGGGGTCGTGCGCTGCGTCGCCGGCGGCGTCGCCTCGGCGATCCTGCTGACCGCGAACGCCTCGGCCGCGGCTCCGGTCCGGGTCTGCCGCGACGACCTCGATCAGGGCCGCGTCCGCGCCTGCATCGTCAACTCGGGCAACGCCAACGCCTCGACCGGCGAGCAGGGGCTGGCCGACGCGGTATCGATGCGCGACGCGGCGGCGTCGGCGCTCGGCCTCGAGCCGCGTGAGGTCGCGGTGGCCGAGACCGGCACGATCGGCGTTCCGCTCGAGATGGAGCGCCTGCTCGGCGGCGTCGAAGCCGCCTGCGCCGCGGTCGGCGCCGAGGGCGGCGCCGGTTTCGCCGAGGCGATCCTGACGACGGACCGGTTCCCGAAGAGCTGCTGCATCGAGGCCGACGGCGTGACGCTCTCGGTCCAGGCCAAGGGCGCCGGGATGATGATGCCGGGCTTCGCGACGATGCTCTGCTTCATTCAGACCGACGCGCTGGTCTCCGACCCGGAGCTCGAGCTGCGCCGCGCCGTCGCCGGCTCTTTCGAGCGGATCTCGGTCGACGGCCAGATGTCGACGAACGACACGGTCCTGCTCCAGGCGAGCGGCGAGTCGGGGCGCGAGCTGCCGTCGGGTCTGCTCGACGCCGCCCTGCTGGCGCTCGCGCTGCGGATCGTCGCCGACGGCGAGGGCGCGACGCGGGTGGCCAGGCTCGCCGTGTCGGGGGCGAGGAGCGCCGGCGAGGCGGAGCTCGTCGCGCGCACCGTTGGCAACTCGCCGCTCGTCAAGACGGCGCTGTTCGGCCGCGACCCGAACTGGGGCCGGATCGCGCAGGCGGCCGGGATGGCGCTGGCCGGCGAGGAGCTGCCGGAGCTCGGCCCGGACCGCATCGACGCCCTCGAGCTCGCGCAGCCGACCTCGGAACCCGAGATACGGCTCGACCTCGGCCGCGGTGAGGCGAGCGCGCACCTGTTCGTCTCCGACCTGACCCACGACTACGTGACCCTGAACTCGGAGTACACGACATGA